Proteins encoded within one genomic window of Paraglaciecola psychrophila 170:
- a CDS encoding FlgO family outer membrane protein: protein MPEQSPRTSTAYSKDHDINYYVRGMMQDLAANLQYVNSSTPVAVVSFVMLDSNYNDSNLLGIQIAESLIHEVHKFGIPVIDFKTTGYIRVTEQGDFAFSRDYEDFTGEMPARYIVGGTMLKHTDGYLINARIVGMQSQAVVASAQSFIPNSVSEPILMMSAAPKSSNRSENIQLGRVAFPPDLDSSLRTQKNENLMNRSQPMDNIANNSASNNVSLIQE from the coding sequence TTGCCCGAACAAAGTCCGCGAACCTCAACGGCTTATTCCAAAGATCACGATATCAATTATTACGTACGAGGCATGATGCAAGACCTAGCTGCTAACTTACAATACGTCAACTCCTCCACACCTGTGGCTGTAGTAAGCTTTGTTATGCTAGACAGTAACTACAACGACTCAAACTTATTAGGCATACAAATAGCCGAGAGTTTGATCCATGAAGTGCATAAATTTGGTATTCCAGTGATTGATTTTAAAACCACGGGTTATATCAGGGTCACCGAACAAGGGGATTTTGCCTTCAGTAGAGATTACGAAGACTTTACTGGAGAGATGCCAGCACGTTATATAGTAGGTGGCACTATGCTCAAACACACAGATGGATATTTAATTAATGCCCGCATCGTAGGAATGCAATCACAAGCGGTTGTCGCGTCTGCTCAAAGTTTTATACCCAATAGTGTATCCGAACCCATTTTAATGATGTCAGCCGCACCAAAGTCATCTAATAGAAGCGAAAATATTCAACTGGGTAGAGTGGCATTTCCTCCAGATCTCGATTCTTCTCTTAGAACACAGAAAAATGAAAACTTAATGAATCGAAGCCAGCCAATGGATAATATTGCTAATAATTCTGCTTCAAACAACGTTTCTTTAATTCAAGAATAG